The sequence aattatctaaatataataattatttcttaagATATCCCATCGTCCGTCCGCCAGGCAAAATTAGTGTAGAAATTAGTGTGTACAGTAGTGTATTTAATACTGGAAATCTATTGGAAACTGGTGTATTTGGCAGTATTTGGCAGTAATCTGTAATTTATTCCCTCTAAGCCTATTTTGGTTATATTACAATTCCATAGAATGGAACTCTTCCCAGCAATGCCCCTTGAGGCAGAGAGTTATATACAAGCTGAGCAACCACACAGTGATCTAGAGACCTGCCCTTTCTTCATTTGACCCTGTTGCTTTTTATACTGACACCAGGCACAAACTGCCATAGCTGACAATGTAGTTTGTGAATGAATAAGATCTGTATTTGATTGTTGTGGTGGTAGGGGGTCAGCAGATTTGAAGGTGAAAATGTGTTGTTGAAAATCAACACAAACAGAGCCTCGTCTGATTTTGATGTGTCAGATTCGATCTAAACCAAATCTAGCTAGTTAGTCAGTAACTAAGTTATGTCTTATGTCATCGGCGCTTGCCAGCGACGCTCGAACGGTAGCCAGAGCGGCGATGCGGGCGTCGAGCGAGTGCTTGGTGCGAGCAGCAGCTGCTATGATCTTAATGGGATGGAAGAGCTGCATATCGAAGGATGAGCAGGTTTTATGTATGTCGCAAGTCCTCCCGGCCCTTTTTCGGTGCCTCAGGAAACTAAACTCCATGGATTCAATCTCCAGTTCGGCGACTCTTCCGAGTCTGAAGCAGAAGTAAACGATGGCGATGACTACCTCCCGTTCCCTAAGCCCCTCTCTAGGTCGTCTTTTACCACTCCCGATTTTGACCCAGCCAAATTTCTTTCCTCCCTCTCCAATCGCCACCAATCGCTCGCGGATCTCCAGACGGAGCTCCGAGACATGAGCCAATCCCTAAGCAAAGAGTTACTGAACCTGGTCAACGACAACTATCAAGACTTTCTCTCCCTCGGCACCGCTCTCAAAggtggagaggagagagttGAAGAAATCAGGGCCGTGCTGTTAGGTTTCCAGCGCGATGTGCAGAGTGTCAAGGAGAAATTTGAAAATAGGACTGCTACCATTAAAGGACTGCTGGACGACAAGAAGCGATTGCGATCTGATATCGCGATAGGATATTATTTATTGGATATTGCGGAGAAAATCGAATTATTGGAACAGAAGCTTATGGTCCATCAGGGAGATGAAGGGAGCAACAAGCGGAGCAAGGATCCAGAGTTGGACGAAGAGTTGATTCAGAGCGAAGACGACGAGAGCGGCGATGACGAGGATCGGGACCAAGATGAGTCGGGCGACACGACTTTGGTATCGTTGCGTCGACTAGAACGGCATATTCAACAGTACCTTAGCTTGAAGACTGTGATCAACCGCGTTGGCGAACAACATCCGTTTGTGGTTAGTCAATCCAACAGAATCGCAACCATAAAGACGGCATTACTTCTAGATCTCAGGACTGCTGTCAAACAAGGGGACACAGTTGGGAGGAAGAGGGAAGACCGCCTGCTGAAGATCCTACACCTCCATGAGCTCTTAGGAGAGGAGACAGAGGCTGTCATGGCATTGTTGAAACTGAGGATTTAGCGTCGATAATACCCATTCCATTTTTGCATGACAAGGCGTTTAAGGGAGTTAGGTTTTAGAAAACACATTCTACTGAAAACGCCACAGAAAACGCCAGAAAGAAAGGTGCCTAGTAATATACATGTTGCTTTACTCATTGCCCTGTAAGGGCGGAAATCGGAGGTGAATCCTCAGATTTATATTCGCCGTTTAAGCTGAAACCAGGGGCATTCGTGGAGCTCAGAACCTAACCTCGGGTTAGTAACGAATGGAGCGGGTGCGGTGCATACCAAAGCGGTAAACTCACCACCTCAGCAATTTCTTTAGATACTTGGTCGGACAAGCCCGCTGCGTCCTTCTTCACCTGGCCGATGAAGGTTCGTAGATTATTCCTGAGTTCTTCGGGTGAAAATCCCAACCGGCCAATCGGCATACGGATAACGCCTGCCCTCTCTCGGTAGATACTCCCGGAACGCATATTCCTTACCGCCTGGCCAACGTTATCCACCACAGTTCCCAATTTTGCGCTGGGCATCAATCCTTTTGGACCGAGGACCCTACCCAGCCCAGCCTTATTCAGATTCTGCAAGCTAGATGAATGGCATATACACGCCTCAAACTCAATGTTACCAGCCTTAACCTGCTCAAACACATCTTCCTCGCCCACAATGTCTGCACCGGCGGCTTTGGCCTCCTTTGCCGCACGCGACCCTGGAGGAGCAATGACGCAAACACGGACGCCAGTATGAACAGCATGTGGAAGGTTCAATTGATTCCGAATCACAGGGCCATCCTTCTTCGTCCGTAGTTTGAGGTGAACTTCGTATTTAACGGATGCTGCTTGTCTACCCGCTTCAAAGGCACGGATGTATCTGTTTTTCGGAGCCGCATCTTCGGTTAGCTTGGGCGTGGAGGAGAGAGAATTTAAAACGGGGCTATACCTCATAGCGTCGCATAATGAAAATTGAAGTGCATCTTTCATATCATATTGTCTGAATGtccttctctttttcttcgctTTTGCAGCTGCATCCTTTGCTTTCGTCTTTGCACCAGTTCGCAAATCTCTGGTCTGCTGTTGGACTGGGTACAGGAAGGGAAGAACTGACGACGAATTGGGTCGAGCAGGGGGGAAAATCGAGGATAACGTACTCCTAGCGAAAGAAGTAATGTATTTATGAGTCGTCACCATTGTGCTGGCGTGCAGAACTAACAGCTCTTCCACCTTCTGCACCTGTCAGTCCTTTGCGCGCATTGCAATGGGCTCCAGCTTGTCCTGCCCTGGCACTTTTCCCTGGAAAATTATAATTCCGGGAATCCCGGCTTTAACATTACTAAGCATAACCATCACTTTCCATTAAGAAAGGGAAATAACCTCATACCATCAAGACTTAATTTTTGAAATATCTCCACAACCACCTTTCTATTCAGCTCACACAGTGGCTCAATCTGCTCACCAGAGCTCTAGATATCACCCAATACCAAGAAACTATGGTGAGCGGTCAAACTGCCTCTTGGATGAGCCTCCAGCTCTAAAGCATTCATAACCATGCAACTTAAATACAAGTGGCAGATATTAAAGCTATCAAGAAATTTCAATTAAATATACTAGACAAGAACAGAAACTtattataaaatataataaaagcTCTGCTAAATAGTATAGAGCTGTATATAGAGAAGATCAGAAACATATCATCTATACAGAAGCTAGCAGCTGAGATTAATGTAATAAGAAAAGATACAGAATAAGATAAGAGAAGATATAATTTAAATCAAAAATCTACTATCAGCTCTGAATAGCAAGACAATAATATAAATCTATATACAAGTGATTAAGAGCTTCTAGATAACAACATCTATCTTCAGACCATAATTTATAATAGAACAGTATAAAATTCTAGTGAAGCtaaaaaaaatcaaatcTGACAGCAGAATCAAGAAAAGCAACAGcagaaaagatcaagaagagaattaatataatacttaaaaaaaatataaaagaagcTTTGAGGAATATTTAGTAGATTACTCTGAACTTGTTAAAAAAGAAGTTGTTCTTTCTAATACTGTTTTCTATAGCTATAGTATTTGAAACATTTATCTGTATACTGAGTCTGTAAATAACTACTCTATATATTAATATCTGTATGTAGACTTCTTTCTCTAACTGCTTTATTTAGTTGATTCTATATTAGATTAGtttcttgattttcttctaATTATTAGTGTAAAGTGTCATATTTTCACTAAAGTGTTTCTTAATGTTAGGTgaaccagttgtaggtcatgtagtggagcggggtacgatgggatgcctcgtcaaagtaggcgagttggttgatatggtgagagcacaagaaaggtgaaaaatcaccacatagtaagggtatggtcaagtagtaagtgtagagatagatatgttctaacagacacctaagcttgcaaggagtaatagtactaaagagccctgtactaacacaggcagctctaatgagaaacagtagcacatttcatgaacaagaaatcttcatattctctaactaatagccaaactggtagtaaggaacgagtgtatagaaaagagcaatggtgcgtgaagataataagcaagatgcaggggctacaggtggtttatatagctcaagaatagtagctttgaggtggtttgtgccttggactggaacaacctttaTTCTAATAaggtaccagaatccccactacatttccTTCTGGCCTTCAATATTGGcatcccctgacaacaagcaacatataaaataaaataaaaccaatttagtaaaataagagaataataaatagtaatgagcagtctggtaaggaaaaacataggaaataagaataagaagagtgatagcagcaatccctaatagtgatcaccatgatcctcttcttccaccaagttctcgggagaaggagaaggccaaactgacactgggtcaatgttgttgtgcacaCAATGCCAGTaggatttattaccaaaagctttcttttcaatttggtaagtcttgacaatagcatccagagcaattcgCATGGCCTTTAGgcaccagttattaatgaagtcctgagcctttttgtcatcagggccaaagagaatatcaagtttctcaattaccatggggttgtcccacctaatttgtcctaccagggcatctgatatagctcctaagccttgtaattgaatagtggtagggaattgatatggaactgatgtgtaatgatttgaatggctggatggagatgaaggccctggaactagatctctatgtgcagcagagagctgggaccatgtaccagcttcattgacttctagatgttcatggtcctcttggattgccacataccagggtagcatagtgtgtcagacctttttgcatggaccatgggctccatggggtagcagagggcttgtaatttggaCATTGccaggtttgcaaatgacaTTGGTCCacctaataccaaattttctttcatcatctttggtatacattgtatctttaatgtagtgaacatagccatcagtggataagcctCATTCTTTGACTAGCCCCCACCAATCCTCTAGGTGGTTATGCAttcctggcaagatttctgtacagtcaccaggctcttctgcagttaaggtcaaggatccttgtatcatgttaatgccccttccagtagtaatagcatctggaacattgacatcAATATGgtgaaacccagttttatcccctggcttagcatacttggcgtagtatggataggagattaatttccaagcatggtcgggtcttgtcagtacaTACTATAGGTAGTACACAGGGTCCTGGCgcataagttgttggccaatactgtgatacattgttctcaaccatctgtaattgtCACGACCTCCCATCATTCActgatgatggtagtacatGTTGTATTCACCATTGACCtgggtgagtactgtggtggtggcgtcttgtaacttattgttccaccagtgcattagctggggaatgacaacagacccagttgtttcccattccttctgaagattgctggtggtgaacttgttaactccagttattcGCGTGTATTGGTTGAAGTTGAATGTTCTCATGTTTGCAACCAGAGGGataattggctgatgtttgaatttgtaaatgtctaaagcatcttcagctctagctggtctatttgccaaaTGGAACCAGAGGTAGGTGctgtcatcagtcttgactgagccaaTGTTGTGATGATTTCTATGGATGTAAGCCAAatggttgagaagctcctccctattaagtgtgtgagtctgcaaatcaagttttgaagccattagttttGCATGGTCATAGCATAGGTAgatatcagctttcttattgctaaaggcctttcctaactgctccagaatgtgaataagctccaactctgaatgtgttttagtactctttatcttttggagaagctgctgttcaaaaCCACAGCAATGGCAAGTACCAGAGtgtactgccatgacagattcttcttgttcatgtcACAGTATTTCcttgtcactttcaggaggaataacagactcatcttcatcacctaggccttggagggtttggtgtgctgacatggctgcaattctttcactgtggtgctttggagcttctgattggctgggtggattggccagtgtgctggtgaatccaaatggtggctgtgattggccagtttccaatccatgtgatctaatcaacattgtactatgtatagaggctcctGATACATTGTGGCTATGTGGCATTGACATCCCAcccattggaacatctcttgatgatcttggtgactgtggttcttctagtagaccttgggggctgcttgcagtgggagggctcctagtgatatcctgaattgaatgttgggagctagatgactgtggaagagtcaatggctgtagaagaccatagTTTCCAATAGTAAGTCCTTGTTGGTGTagggcatctcttgaaggaaGTTTGCAAGTGTGattgacttctttgtcagctgtagtataattgcctggcaatatagctaagctctggtgatgtccagctcctgtagcatctagtcttcagagcactgtgctgttaatattgttggcaaacttatcccaatccttgtagatatttagggtatggtgaagcttttgtgcagcCCACAGACTCTCCACTTTTGGCCATATGGCATCAATCCTGTCTATCCCCCATGTAGTGACAAGcctatccttgatcttttgcatatcaatgcaatgttgtttgacatccagggtaacctttcaagcatcatggaaatcagcttcaaaattggtgtgtgtaacatgttgccaagctctggatctttcaacatattgatagaaatgggccactaagtcagtgactacaTCAGTCACTCACATAAGTGCGTTCATCAGCTcgacttgtagaccatattgatggtgtggagcttggttattgatgtattccatagctgctgttaggttattgaagaaatggccatccaagttgactccactgtctctggtaatgaccaggccttggtttttggttgctggtgctaaaggaggcaggttgcttcgtccagccatttttgaaggatatcagggatcaaaaaaatttgcaaatgaaatgttgaatctgtaaaaaagaatcaagcttgaatgtaaaagaaagtaaaagctccagcaaaagaaaaattgacctttaaatatctccagaaaaagtgaatgctaagcaaataacaaagaaagagaaacttcccaaaagagcaagcaaaaacttcactttgcaggcaaataaaagaaacttcccaaataagcaagcagaaaacttcacttttgcaaacaaaacacaccaaattaaacatcttgtggaggtataacaacagcaaagctccagttatctggtataacagttggaaattgCATTTactccatttcttcttgatcattttcattttcactctgatccaagaagctaacatctgAGGAACTGTTAGAGGGAATGTTAGattgacttctggtggcatatctttgagagatgttctccatctctacatcagaatctgctgggctatCATTGAATGGCTCCATTCCAGATTTCATAAggtacttcttcaatctgttttCTGCAATAGAtcctttgagttcagtgctgtctaactcttcaagatgataggaacctagttcttgattggcgGACTTAACCCTATAGGGTCCTAGCCATTGAAAGCACAGGGTGTTAttcctagacatattctgttctcctttggtattgtgaagcaagacaaggtctccagatagaagagagttggTCTGAACATTATGAGtatcatcaaagtatttcttatttctagcaCACATTtggagctgatgatgagctgcttccagAACATCCTCATCTTGTCTTTTGATTTGCCATGCTcgcatcagaagcaggtcttcagttgtttgaatcttttgccagggaattgtttgccaagtaggaatcttgagttcaattggaagaactgcctcctggcccattagcaatctataagaggagacaccagtactagccttagttgtcatttgatctgccatcagaatTACAGGAAGATATTTAATCCAATCCCTCCCAGtgccattggtagctttagctagcccatcagccaaaggcttatggccaacttccaccataccattTGCAGGAGGGTTATAGGGTGAAATAACAATgtgtttaatgttgaatttcttcagtaaggtctccacaatgtccttattttctggtcctccatccataacaaatttggcaggcaggccccatcaacagatgatatcctcataaagaaatttggccacagcttcagctgttgcctttttcaaggctctagcttccactcatccagtgaagtcacatctggcaacaaccaaataattttgtcCTTGACAGGAAgacatgtgcttgatattcaccccaactttctcccaacaggtAGAGGCCCAGGtagaatgaagctcttcactcaacctttgtgaatctctttattgacattgagaacagtgcttcatataagcagacacatctttatacatccctgaccaccagtatcaagcttgtagagcagagtatgttccctcTTGCCCTTTATGGCCAAATTCATCatgcatcatgtgtaaaatttgtttgtgctgttctttgttgtccacaacatGTCTTAGAggcacaccagatcctgcttgcctaaatagctgattggcctccatcacatatttaattgcttttctttggaatCTCATGtattcttttccttccatgcctaatggttttgatagagtggttaggtattgtgcaattttctctgattcttctgaatatgtggagtccagtatcctaaggtcctcactatcaagagctcagccagctaaaactcttataggatccataaaggcaaacagatcttcatcttcttcagattcaggctgttccccAATACCTAGTCCTTGGTGagatagtctgtcagcagctgtgtgttttgtcccaggaacatgtttaacagtaaagttgaAGAGGTGTATCCAAGCTATCCAGttggtaaccaaagcttctggaacatctgtagcagtcctattaagttgggtgacaagagtttttgcatcaatttccaaggtaaagggcactccatagatatggtgttggaatttcttgaaggctttcaaaacagctctgcattcttgtttgccagcatcatatgttttctctgaatcactccaTACCCTGGATTTGTATCATGCAGGATGTTGAGCTCCTTGttgctcctgaataatgcatcctccccattctaatctactggcatcaacagccacagtgataagcaaaggatcCTGTTCAtaattgattggaagaaTGATAGggaatgaacataacttttcttttaaaagcataaagacatcattttgctcttcagtccatgtccatgtaacattttgttgaagcagataatgtaaaggttcagttatccaactataatgcttTATGaatattcagaaatatccagcaagccctaggaatccttgtaattctgtaacactcATAGGAGTAGGCCAATTCACAATTTTAGCCaccttggcttcctcaggtTGTTGTCCGTCATAGTTGCAGATCCATCCAATgacattgactccagacatgcagaattgagatttggtgcCGGAGATCCTGGCCCTagagattttgacaagccatagaatgtagtccaggttctgcagatgatcataaacaaatcttcttattcctgggAGGACTTCAGTTTAATCTTTGACACACAATTCTTTTACCCCAAGGTCATCCATAAAGGCtcaagcaatctctggaaaaaccttgtgtattatcttcattatcctgtgttgggcttgagctggcgaATTCATTGCCCCTTGGACTAAAGTTGTATGGTGAAAGAGCCCAATAGgggttgcaatggctgtcatatctctgctttcttcagctaatggaaaattattgtatccagagaataagttgc is a genomic window of Coccidioides posadasii str. Silveira chromosome 3, complete sequence containing:
- a CDS encoding uncharacterized protein (EggNog:ENOG410PNU6~COG:S~BUSCO:13607at33183), translating into MYVASPPGPFSVPQETKLHGFNLQFGDSSESEAEVNDGDDYLPFPKPLSRSSFTTPDFDPAKFLSSLSNRHQSLADLQTELRDMSQSLSKELLNLVNDNYQDFLSLGTALKGGEERVEEIRAVLLGFQRDVQSVKEKFENRTATIKGLLDDKKRLRSDIAIGYYLLDIAEKIELLEQKLMVHQGDEGSNKRSKDPELDEELIQSEDDESGDDEDRDQDESGDTTLVSLRRLERHIQQYLSLKTVINRVGEQHPFVVSQSNRIATIKTALLLDLRTAVKQGDTVGRKREDRLLKILHLHELLGEETEAVMALLKLRI
- the MRPL1 gene encoding mitochondrial 54S ribosomal protein uL1m (BUSCO:366597at4751~EggNog:ENOG410PNGA~COG:J~BUSCO:11427at33183), yielding MVTTHKYITSFARSTLSSIFPPARPNSSSVLPFLYPVQQQTRDLRTGAKTKAKDAAAKAKKKRRTFRQYDMKDALQFSLCDAMRYIRAFEAGRQAASVKYEVHLKLRTKKDGPVIRNQLNLPHAVHTGVRVCVIAPPGSRAAKEAKAAGADIVGEEDVFEQVKAGNIEFEACICHSSSLQNLNKAGLGRVLGPKGLMPSAKLGTVVDNVGQAVRNMRSGSIYRERAGVIRMPIGRLGFSPEELRNNLRTFIGQVKKDAAGLSDQVSKEIAEVVLSSTNAPGFSLNGEYKSEDSPPISALTGQ